AGAATTGGACCTTAGCATCAATGGACTTTTCGGCACGATCCCACCTCAAATCAATCAGCTCTCTAATCTCACTTACCTTGATTTGTCATATAATCAGTTGTCTGGTAAAATCCCACCTCAAATTGGTCAGCTTATTCATCTCAGGACCCTTCACCTTGTTCAGAACCTATTGAATAGCTCCATTCCTGAGGAAATAGGTCAGCTAAAGTCCCTCGAAGAGCTTGCCTTGCAGAACAACTATTTAAATGGTTCCATCCCTTCCTCTTTGGTTAACTTGGCCAACCTGACCTACTTGTATATGTTAAATAATTCCCTTTCTGGTAACATCCCTTCAGAAATAGGAAATCTCAGCAGCTTGCAGGAACTTTACATTGACAAAAACCAACTCGCAGGTTCCATCCCTTCCACTTTTGGAAACCTAAAACACTTGAGATTGCTCTACTTGTCCACTAACAGTCTTTCAGGATCCATCCCTTCTGAATTTGGGCATATGGAATCGCTGACTGAATTAGCACTTTTTAAAAACAATCTATCAGGTTTCATCCCACCCTCACTCGGAAACTTGACTGATCTGACCATTCTCCAACTGTATGAAAATAAACTTTTTGGCCCCATTCCTGAAGAGTTAGGGAACTTGAAATTATTGGTTTTCCTAGAGTTGAGTCAAAACCAACTCAATGGTTCTATTCCATCTTCATTTGCTAATTTGAGCAACTTGGAAACTTTGTTCCTCCGAGACAACCAACTTTCCGGTCCCATACCTCAAGAAATAGGAAACTTCATGAAAATGTGGATGTTGGAACTCGATGAAAACCAGTTCACAGGGCAGCTGCCACAAAACATTTGCAAAGGTGGAAAACTGGAATATTTCATAGCCAATGACAATCATTTCAGAGGACCAATACCCAAAGACTTGAAAAACTGCAGCAGCCTAAAAAGAGTGCGCCTGGAAAGAAATAGACTGACTGGAAACATATCAGAAGATTTCGGAGTCTATCCAAGCTTGGAATTTATAAGCCTTAGTGACAATGACTTTTATGGTGAAATTTCACCTCAGTGGGCGTTGTGCAATAATTTGAGCAACCTACAGATTGCCCGGAACAACATCACTGGCAGAATACCACCTGAGCTTGGAAACTCAACTCAGTTTCAAGCTCTTGATCTTTCTTCAAATCATTTAGTTGGGGAGATTCCAAAGGAACTGACAAAATTGACATCTTTAACAAGGCTTATTTTGTCAGGGAATCAACTCTCTGGTGGTATACCAATGGAAGTTGGATCTTTTTCCCAACTCGAGTATCTTGATTTGTCGGCAAACAGATTGAGTCAGTCCATCCCCAAGACTATAGGGGATATGTTGAAATTGCACTACTTGAATTTGAGTAGTAACAATTTCAGCCTAGGAATTCCACCTCAGATAGGCAAGTTAGTTCAAGTGAATGAATTAGATCTGAGTCATAACGTGCTTTCTGGGGATATTCCAACACAAATTCAATCTTTGCAGAGCTTGTCAACGTTGAACCTCTCTTACAATAACCTCTCGGCAGCATCACCATTTTCGATGAACTCCGAGGCTTGCTCCATGTTAACATTGCGCATAATGAGTTGCAGGGTCCAATTCCTGATATTCCGGCATTTCAAAATGCTCCAATACAAGCACTAGAAGGAAACAAGGGTTTGTGTGGCAATGTTAGTGGGTTGAAACCTTGCAAGCTTTCTAAAAACGGCCACCACAAGTTACTCTACGCAATCATGTTTCCTCTGTTAGGAGCTTCTATCCTTTTAATTGTTATTCTGGCTTTGTATTTCAGCTTCAAAAGTCGGGGAAAACATGCAGATGAAGAAAGTGAAAGCAGCTTGATTAGTGCAAGCCTCTTTTCAATATCGTCCTTTGATGGAAAATTGTTGTACTCTGAGATCATAAGTGCAACAAACAACTTCGATTCTAGTTGCTGCATTGGAAAGGGAGGATACGGAAATGTATACAGGGTAGAGCTATCATCCGGTGATATTGTAGCTGTGAAGAAAGTCCATCCACTGCGTGCTGATGAAGTTAGAGCTGCAAAAGAATTCCAAAATGAAGTAATGGCGTGCATAGAGATACGGCATCGAAATATCGTAAAGTTCTATGGGTTTTGTTGGTCTGCCGAACAATCATTCTTGGTTTACAAATACCTTGAAAAGGGTAGTTTGGCTACAAATCTAAGCAATGAAGAAGCAGGAAGAGAATTGGATTGGGAAAAAAGGGTGAATATTATAAAAGGTGTTGCTAATGCCTTGTCTTACTTGCACAATGATTGCTCGCCACCGATTGTTCATCGAGACTTGTCAAGCAACAATGTTTTGCTTGATGCGGAATTTGAAGCTCATGTTTCGGATTTTGGCACGGCTAAACTTCTCAATCCAGACTCATCTAATTGGACCAATCTTGCTGGAACATATGGATATGTCGCACCAGGTAATTTAGTTCATAGAAATCTTTTGTTGCATAAAAGGTGGATCATCATTCTGCAATCGACTATttctttttaacaatttttccttttcaGAACTTGCCTACACAATGAAGGTTAGTGAGAAATGTGACGTTTATAGTTTCGGAGTGTTGACTATGGAAGTTATCATGGGAGCACATCCTGGTGACTTGATCTCCACACTACCATCTTCATCTCTTGAAATGCGGCTTCTGGTAAAAGATGTCTTGGATCAAAGGCCTTTACCTCCATCAACAGACGTTCAAGACAAACTGGAATCAGTGATGGAGATAGCTTTTATGTGCTTAGCTGAAAATCCACATTCTAGACCAATCATGTACGCTATTTCTCAGTTGTTAGCCAGCTGAACCATTTCCTCCCATGGGTCATTGCATTGAATTGCAGACCAGAACGTATGATGTTTGTCAGCTGCTACTCTGAAGTTTGAATATTTTATTGCTGTGTCATTCCAGATATGCAAGTAGATTTGTAAGAACAGTATTCCCAGGTTTTTATGTATCATATTCCCGTTTAAAGTGATTTGCAAGCAAATAGACACCGTAATGTAACTTCTTTTCAAGAAATAAGAAAGACTTCATTTTACAACTTCTATCTTTTTCTTCTTAATAGAAGAGGaaatacataaattaaacaaACATAGCTCTTGGTGACAGAACACTAATAGCATCAATATCAAGTTGATC
The genomic region above belongs to Gossypium hirsutum isolate 1008001.06 chromosome D05, Gossypium_hirsutum_v2.1, whole genome shotgun sequence and contains:
- the LOC107902591 gene encoding MDIS1-interacting receptor like kinase 2-like yields the protein MLNNSLSGNIPSEIGNLSSLQELYIDKNQLAGSIPSTFGNLKHLRLLYLSTNSLSGSIPSEFGHMESLTELALFKNNLSGFIPPSLGNLTDLTILQLYENKLFGPIPEELGNLKLLVFLELSQNQLNGSIPSSFANLSNLETLFLRDNQLSGPIPQEIGNFMKMWMLELDENQFTGQLPQNICKGGKLEYFIANDNHFRGPIPKDLKNCSSLKRVRLERNRLTGNISEDFGVYPSLEFISLSDNDFYGEISPQWALCNNLSNLQIARNNITGRIPPELGNSTQFQALDLSSNHLVGEIPKELTKLTSLTRLILSGNQLSGGIPMEVGSFSQLEYLDLSANRLSQSIPKTIGDMLKLHYLNLSSNNFSLGIPPQIGKLVQVNELDLSHNVLSGDIPTQIQSLQSLSTLNLSYNNLSAASPFSMNSEACSMLTLRIMSCRVQFLIFRHFKMLQYKH
- the LOC121203358 gene encoding MDIS1-interacting receptor like kinase 2, with translation MQLVWGPLQRRQRLQNQSYELWRKSFKSRGKHADEESESSLISASLFSISSFDGKLLYSEIISATNNFDSSCCIGKGGYGNVYRVELSSGDIVAVKKVHPLRADEVRAAKEFQNEVMACIEIRHRNIVKFYGFCWSAEQSFLVYKYLEKGSLATNLSNEEAGRELDWEKRVNIIKGVANALSYLHNDCSPPIVHRDLSSNNVLLDAEFEAHVSDFGTAKLLNPDSSNWTNLAGTYGYVAPELAYTMKVSEKCDVYSFGVLTMEVIMGAHPGDLISTLPSSSLEMRLLVKDVLDQRPLPPSTDVQDKLESVMEIAFMCLAENPHSRPIMYAISQLLAS